The following proteins are encoded in a genomic region of Candidatus Manganitrophaceae bacterium:
- a CDS encoding BON domain-containing protein, with amino-acid sequence MKQIRYLFFVVLLIVGVAGCASHQKSVAPETIDDAAISARIRANLAGDTTLHLFRINVDTRQGVVTLSGAVPTEERKKRASEIAAQVVGVRGVENLLEIAQTRRVDRFEDAVIASKITSGLIQNPMTHALAIDVESKKGIVRLNGRVQNPREKSEAERIAWSTAGVVSVENQLEVLQ; translated from the coding sequence ATGAAACAGATTCGTTATTTGTTCTTTGTAGTTTTACTGATCGTAGGGGTGGCCGGATGCGCATCCCATCAGAAGAGTGTCGCCCCGGAGACGATCGATGACGCCGCGATCTCGGCCCGGATCCGTGCAAATTTAGCAGGCGATACAACCCTTCATCTCTTCCGGATCAACGTCGATACACGCCAGGGGGTCGTCACCCTCAGCGGGGCTGTGCCGACTGAGGAGCGAAAGAAAAGGGCGTCGGAAATCGCCGCCCAGGTGGTCGGCGTCCGGGGTGTTGAAAATCTTTTGGAAATTGCGCAGACCCGAAGGGTGGATCGCTTTGAAGATGCGGTCATCGCCTCCAAAATTACATCGGGTCTGATTCAGAACCCAATGACTCATGCGCTGGCGATCGATGTAGAATCTAAGAAAGGGATCGTCAGACTGAACGGCCGTGTTCAGAATCCAAGAGAAAAAAGCGAAGCGGAACGGATCGCTTGGAGCACGGCAGGGGTCGTCTCCGTAGAGAATCAACTCGAAGTCCTTCAATAG
- a CDS encoding PEGA domain-containing protein: protein MKPRHRKTLFLVSVFLFTIVAPVLILSASGYRYDFQEGTLVRTGTLVLKTQPAGAKIVIDQQEQKETTPAKIGGLPPAHYRVRVEADQFRPWSKEIEVRGNKITLADQIVLIPKQIPVSSLFPEEVRTFAVSQDGRKLSYVRRDATKGDSLWLFDLDQNETHLLFPLGEKSDPTAGESADSPNRESSANSIDRLLWLMDGQGIAFSVATKETKQYFILPLEGGVREGEPYAFVPPGKGEVDQWKWTRSGLSFFFLQGGLLYRAAYDIRSTTQVVPDQIQSYAISGETIYFTTASSPALFKQDLPTGKRIEIALLPTESDDIDNKGNENLILSGRGKIALIDRHRQLWLIEDTAAGTYAPIAAHVQSAVFNEEGDRLLYQSYNADVNAGLFVYYLKEGKTHPVREAGSFEQVLQKKEPILGPVWYSDRTHILYAANDTVYMAETGGEGFPTADPILRLKGEAPKFVYHDSDDKLYFLFRNRLYQADLSFGRTSSFLGGRL, encoded by the coding sequence ATGAAACCGCGCCATCGGAAGACGCTCTTCCTCGTCTCTGTCTTTTTATTTACTATTGTCGCGCCGGTGCTAATTCTCAGTGCAAGTGGTTACCGCTACGATTTTCAGGAGGGGACCTTGGTCCGAACCGGCACCCTTGTTTTAAAGACACAGCCGGCAGGGGCGAAGATCGTCATTGATCAACAGGAACAGAAGGAGACGACGCCGGCGAAAATCGGGGGTCTTCCCCCTGCGCATTATCGGGTCCGGGTGGAGGCGGATCAATTTCGGCCCTGGTCTAAAGAGATCGAGGTTCGGGGGAATAAGATTACCCTGGCGGACCAGATCGTATTAATTCCAAAGCAGATCCCCGTGAGCTCTCTCTTCCCTGAAGAAGTGCGGACCTTTGCTGTGTCGCAGGACGGAAGGAAGCTGAGCTATGTTCGACGTGATGCAACAAAGGGCGATAGCCTCTGGCTCTTTGATCTCGATCAGAATGAAACACATCTGCTCTTTCCGCTCGGAGAAAAGAGCGACCCGACGGCGGGCGAATCGGCTGATTCGCCAAATCGGGAAAGTTCAGCAAATTCAATCGACCGGCTTCTCTGGTTGATGGACGGCCAGGGAATCGCTTTTTCGGTGGCAACAAAAGAAACAAAGCAGTACTTCATTCTCCCGCTTGAAGGAGGGGTGCGGGAAGGGGAGCCGTATGCGTTCGTCCCGCCGGGGAAGGGAGAGGTCGATCAGTGGAAGTGGACCCGAAGCGGATTGAGCTTTTTCTTTCTCCAAGGAGGGCTGCTCTATCGTGCCGCCTACGACATAAGATCGACGACGCAGGTCGTCCCGGATCAAATTCAGAGCTATGCCATATCGGGAGAGACGATCTATTTTACAACAGCGTCTTCCCCCGCGCTCTTCAAACAAGACCTTCCGACCGGAAAACGGATAGAGATCGCCCTGCTGCCGACCGAATCGGATGACATTGACAATAAGGGCAATGAGAATCTGATTTTATCCGGTCGCGGAAAAATCGCACTGATCGATCGTCATCGACAGCTCTGGCTAATCGAGGATACCGCCGCGGGCACGTATGCTCCAATCGCCGCTCATGTCCAGAGCGCCGTGTTCAATGAGGAAGGGGATCGGCTTCTTTATCAATCCTACAATGCCGATGTCAATGCCGGGCTTTTTGTCTATTATCTCAAAGAGGGGAAGACGCATCCGGTACGAGAGGCCGGCTCCTTTGAACAGGTCCTTCAGAAAAAAGAGCCGATCCTCGGGCCAGTTTGGTACAGTGATCGGACGCATATTCTTTACGCCGCAAATGACACTGTTTATATGGCTGAGACCGGGGGAGAGGGCTTTCCGACCGCCGATCCGATCCTTCGACTCAAGGGGGAGGCGCCGAAATTCGTTTACCATGATTCTGATGACAAGCTCTACTTTCTTTTTCGGAACCGTCTCTACCAAGCCGACCTCTCCTTCGGAAGGACGTCGTCGTTCCTTGGGGGCCGGCTCTAA
- a CDS encoding glycosyltransferase family 2 protein has product MGLYLPSPQTTSRRERYLQRVFEIVPGLLLWTTFSALLIFSFVRPVWVAIFIIAYDLYWLIRVTYFSIFMFLAYRRVRMEWGTDWRARCERVSKDLAVYRREAEAALAQQEIARAPRQRRQSLHVHVEELRQLEEKQVQVWDWRRIYHVVIFPTYREGIEILRASLNALLQADYPSDRMIIVMAFEEREGIPAYQKAKALRAEFGASFSAFLTTFHPDGIPGEARVKGANLSWAGRQVRRYLDENQIAYEEVVLSAFDADTCVDRQYFGCLTYNYIIHPDRTRRSYQPLPMYHNNIWDAPSFARVVANSTTFWHMVQSIRPDLLITFSSHAMSFKALVEVGYWPVDVISDDSVIFFSCYLYYDGNYETVPLYVPVSMDANLAESYWKTLINQYKQMRRWAWGIEKFPLMMRGFLAERRIPLRKKIKHVFRILEGNYSWASAPFVIPIFGMLPLWVGGRQFQETVLAYNFISMTRSILSVSLIGVVLSVFLCHALLPPRPPRYGQWRTASMTLQWALVPFSYIFLVGLPAVDAQTRMMLGKYLTFWVTDKRRKEGTAEAPTPVAVLPATATTPAKKRGAG; this is encoded by the coding sequence ATGGGCCTCTATCTTCCCTCTCCTCAAACCACCAGCCGAAGAGAACGGTACCTGCAGCGGGTCTTTGAGATCGTTCCCGGCCTGTTGCTTTGGACGACCTTTTCGGCGCTGCTCATCTTCTCTTTTGTCCGGCCGGTCTGGGTCGCCATCTTTATCATTGCCTATGATCTCTATTGGTTAATCCGCGTCACCTATTTTTCGATTTTTATGTTCCTTGCATATCGTCGGGTCCGGATGGAGTGGGGGACCGATTGGCGCGCCCGGTGCGAGCGGGTGTCTAAAGATCTGGCCGTCTATCGCAGAGAAGCGGAGGCGGCGTTGGCGCAACAGGAAATAGCGCGGGCGCCCCGGCAGCGGCGCCAGAGCCTCCATGTTCATGTTGAAGAGCTCAGACAGCTCGAGGAGAAGCAGGTTCAGGTTTGGGATTGGAGGCGCATTTACCATGTCGTGATCTTCCCGACCTACCGAGAAGGAATCGAGATTCTCCGCGCGTCATTGAACGCGCTCCTTCAAGCCGACTATCCGAGCGATCGGATGATCATCGTGATGGCATTCGAGGAGCGGGAGGGGATTCCGGCCTATCAGAAGGCAAAGGCGCTCCGTGCCGAGTTCGGCGCCTCCTTCAGCGCTTTTTTGACCACCTTTCACCCCGACGGTATTCCGGGTGAGGCCCGTGTCAAGGGGGCGAACCTGTCATGGGCCGGGCGGCAGGTCCGACGTTATCTGGATGAAAATCAAATCGCTTATGAGGAAGTGGTCCTCTCGGCATTCGATGCCGATACCTGCGTCGACCGGCAGTACTTCGGCTGCCTGACCTACAACTACATCATTCATCCCGACCGCACCCGCCGCAGTTATCAGCCGCTTCCGATGTATCACAATAACATCTGGGATGCTCCCTCTTTTGCGCGGGTGGTAGCAAACAGCACCACCTTCTGGCATATGGTTCAGAGCATCCGACCCGACCTCTTGATTACCTTCTCAAGCCATGCGATGTCCTTTAAGGCGTTGGTAGAGGTCGGTTATTGGCCGGTTGATGTCATCTCGGATGATTCTGTGATTTTCTTCTCTTGTTATCTCTACTATGATGGGAATTATGAAACCGTGCCGCTTTATGTCCCGGTCTCCATGGATGCCAATTTGGCGGAGAGCTACTGGAAGACGCTGATTAATCAATATAAGCAGATGCGCCGGTGGGCCTGGGGGATCGAGAAATTTCCATTGATGATGCGCGGCTTCCTGGCGGAGCGGCGCATCCCCCTGCGAAAAAAGATTAAACATGTCTTCCGGATTTTGGAGGGGAACTACAGCTGGGCGAGCGCTCCTTTTGTGATCCCGATTTTCGGGATGCTCCCCCTTTGGGTCGGCGGGAGACAATTTCAAGAAACGGTCCTCGCCTACAATTTTATCTCAATGACCCGGTCGATCCTCTCCGTCTCGCTCATCGGCGTCGTTCTGTCGGTCTTTCTCTGCCACGCCCTTCTTCCCCCGCGACCTCCCCGGTATGGCCAATGGCGGACCGCATCGATGACGCTGCAGTGGGCGCTCGTTCCTTTCTCCTACATTTTTCTCGTAGGACTGCCGGCGGTTGATGCGCAGACGAGAATGATGCTCGGGAAGTATCTCACCTTTTGGGTGACCGACAAACGACGCAAGGAAGGGACGGCGGAAGCGCCGACCCCGGTGGCTGTCTTGCCGGCGACAGCGACGACGCCCGCTAAAAAAAGAGGGGCCGGATGA
- a CDS encoding tetratricopeptide repeat protein, translated as MMTRFYKKPILFLLLAALFVWGITQWAGAPAARQSESKETGPDALKQARINELKGQLRLSERRTDDRASPLPSLLTLYDENQFQPLSDQITGLSDSQKSAAIHLLHGNALVFLGKQEEAVAAYQQAYRQSALPQEQAAAMANFGLLYSMRGAWKEGAAWTERALALDRQSGNRRAEAADLSILGTLYYQKGDSAKGSEAHTEALKLAESIPDRPLMARELASIGNLYYLDHSYDTALDYQQRALKLYREQRNPLGEAISLTSLSFIYKDQKDFKRALAYQSDALAIVQAGNDLSAQANAFINLALIYQDQGESEKAIAAAEKALKIREGMEDAVGMANIEGTIGTIHQGFGNLAEAIRHLEKSKELFQKGGASQQIHIVDQRIQTLRDQMKN; from the coding sequence ATGATGACTCGATTTTATAAGAAACCAATTTTATTCCTTCTTCTGGCCGCCCTTTTTGTTTGGGGAATCACCCAATGGGCAGGCGCCCCGGCCGCCCGCCAAAGCGAGTCAAAAGAAACCGGCCCCGACGCGCTGAAGCAGGCACGGATTAATGAGCTAAAGGGACAACTCCGGCTCTCTGAACGGCGGACGGATGATCGCGCCTCTCCGCTTCCCTCTTTGTTGACGCTCTACGACGAAAATCAATTCCAACCCCTCTCCGATCAGATCACCGGCCTCTCCGATTCGCAGAAGAGTGCCGCGATTCACCTCCTCCACGGCAACGCACTGGTGTTCCTCGGCAAACAAGAGGAAGCGGTGGCCGCCTATCAGCAGGCGTATCGTCAATCCGCGCTTCCGCAGGAACAGGCCGCCGCCATGGCGAACTTCGGTCTTCTCTACTCGATGAGAGGCGCCTGGAAGGAAGGCGCCGCTTGGACCGAGCGGGCGCTGGCGCTCGACCGGCAGAGCGGCAACCGGCGGGCCGAAGCGGCCGATCTTTCGATCTTGGGAACCCTCTATTATCAGAAAGGGGACAGTGCGAAGGGATCGGAGGCCCACACCGAGGCCTTAAAGCTCGCCGAGTCGATCCCAGACCGGCCGCTGATGGCCCGCGAGCTTGCCTCCATCGGCAATCTCTATTATCTCGATCACTCCTATGACACCGCCTTGGATTATCAACAAAGGGCGTTGAAACTCTACCGTGAGCAGAGAAATCCACTCGGCGAAGCGATCTCCCTGACCAGCCTCAGCTTTATCTACAAAGATCAAAAGGACTTCAAAAGAGCCCTCGCCTATCAATCTGATGCGCTTGCCATCGTCCAAGCCGGGAACGACCTCTCGGCGCAGGCGAATGCCTTCATCAACCTGGCGCTGATTTATCAAGATCAAGGAGAATCGGAGAAGGCAATCGCTGCGGCGGAAAAGGCATTGAAGATCCGGGAAGGGATGGAGGACGCCGTCGGGATGGCAAACATCGAAGGAACGATCGGAACCATCCACCAGGGTTTCGGCAACCTGGCCGAGGCGATCCGCCACCTTGAGAAATCAAAGGAGCTCTTCCAAAAGGGGGGGGCCTCGCAGCAGATCCATATCGTCGACCAGCGGATCCAAACCCTGCGCGATCAGATGAAGAACTGA
- a CDS encoding DUF512 domain-containing protein, translating into MEQKGVRLSKGSGLVVETVSSGSIAEELGIEAGDRLLTVNGKEMKDVLDYRFVEGEEALLLELAKPDGEVWEVEIEKELDEGLGIDFPEMKIRSCPNKCFFCFVDQMPEGQRESLYIRDEDYRFSFLFGNYITLTNLTRKDKERIFEQKMSPLYISVHTTDLALRRKMLVNPKARDVMAEIREMAEHGIILHTQIVLCPDMNDGDYLSKSVEDLASFYPSVKSLAVVPVGLTRHRKGLDEIKEVSVEYACEMIEWIKPWQERFRKEIGYPFVFLADEWYTKAQIPFPSMETYADLPQQGNGVGIVPLFLREFDAMHPFLPNKVSEPVQIFLATGISFSPYLESCVRKVQIRGAALEVVRVTNDFFGDSVTVAGLMSGRDIIKTVQRCRRDKSASPFLLLPSVALNEERALFLDGMTPAEVEKELNLTVEVVSADAEGLMGFLQNIPVAQRR; encoded by the coding sequence ATGGAACAAAAAGGGGTTCGTCTTTCTAAAGGGTCGGGGCTGGTCGTCGAGACGGTGAGTTCCGGAAGTATCGCGGAAGAACTTGGGATTGAAGCGGGCGACAGGCTCCTCACCGTAAACGGAAAAGAGATGAAGGATGTGCTCGATTACCGTTTCGTGGAGGGAGAAGAAGCGCTTCTTCTGGAGCTGGCAAAGCCGGATGGCGAAGTCTGGGAGGTGGAGATCGAAAAAGAGCTCGATGAGGGTCTCGGGATCGACTTCCCGGAGATGAAGATCCGCTCCTGCCCGAACAAATGCTTTTTTTGCTTTGTCGATCAGATGCCGGAAGGGCAGCGAGAGAGTCTCTACATTCGCGACGAGGATTACCGCTTCTCCTTTCTTTTCGGAAACTATATCACCCTGACGAATCTGACCCGCAAAGATAAAGAGCGAATTTTTGAGCAGAAGATGAGCCCCCTCTATATCTCGGTGCACACTACCGACCTCGCGCTTCGGCGCAAGATGCTCGTGAATCCAAAGGCACGCGATGTCATGGCCGAAATTCGGGAGATGGCCGAGCATGGGATCATCCTTCACACCCAGATCGTCCTCTGCCCTGACATGAATGACGGCGACTACCTCAGCAAAAGCGTCGAAGACTTGGCATCGTTCTATCCTTCCGTCAAATCTTTGGCGGTCGTTCCCGTTGGACTGACCCGCCATCGAAAAGGCCTGGATGAGATCAAAGAGGTCAGCGTGGAATATGCGTGCGAGATGATCGAGTGGATCAAACCGTGGCAAGAGCGATTTCGTAAAGAGATCGGCTATCCATTCGTCTTCCTGGCCGATGAGTGGTATACGAAAGCACAGATTCCTTTTCCGTCAATGGAGACGTATGCGGATCTGCCTCAACAGGGAAACGGCGTTGGGATCGTTCCTCTTTTTCTGCGCGAGTTCGATGCCATGCATCCGTTTTTACCCAACAAGGTCTCCGAGCCGGTCCAGATTTTTCTGGCAACCGGAATCTCCTTCTCTCCTTATCTGGAGTCGTGCGTTCGAAAGGTTCAGATTCGGGGGGCGGCACTGGAAGTGGTCCGGGTGACCAACGATTTCTTCGGCGATTCGGTGACCGTCGCCGGCCTGATGTCGGGCCGAGATATAATCAAAACGGTTCAACGCTGCCGACGCGACAAATCGGCCTCCCCTTTTCTCCTTCTCCCGTCGGTCGCGCTCAATGAAGAGAGAGCCCTCTTTCTCGATGGGATGACCCCTGCGGAGGTTGAAAAAGAGTTGAACCTGACGGTGGAGGTCGTCTCGGCCGATGCCGAGGGACTGATGGGATTTCTCCAGAACATTCCGGTCGCCCAGCGCCGGTAA
- a CDS encoding shikimate dehydrogenase — protein sequence MKSITGQTQIFGIFGDPILHTLSPVMHNAAFAALDLPYSYLPFEVHPEGLERAVKAILPLGLRGLNVTIPHKETVIPFLDSLDEEAGRIGAVNTIEVVSRRLIGRNTDGRGFLQSLREADVDPKGLRVILLGAGGAAKAVASALAMASISEMIIVARSARRATELSHRLTAIASHLKITVQPADFKPDKRFDSKTPTLVINSTPLGMKPSDPLPFPASLIRPEWIVADLIYRPHHTSLLAEAKQIGARVVPGLGMLLHQGALSFEIWTKQSPPILVMRKALQEALSEIILR from the coding sequence TTGAAATCGATCACCGGTCAGACCCAAATCTTTGGGATTTTCGGCGACCCGATCCTCCACACCCTCTCCCCGGTGATGCACAATGCCGCCTTCGCGGCGCTTGACCTTCCTTACTCCTATCTTCCCTTCGAGGTCCATCCGGAAGGCCTGGAGCGCGCAGTCAAGGCGATCCTTCCCCTCGGCCTCCGTGGACTCAATGTAACGATTCCACATAAAGAGACGGTCATTCCATTTCTCGACAGCCTCGACGAAGAGGCGGGGAGAATCGGAGCGGTCAATACGATCGAGGTTGTTTCCAGGCGCCTCATCGGCCGCAACACCGACGGCCGCGGCTTTCTGCAATCGCTGCGGGAGGCCGATGTCGATCCCAAAGGGCTCCGGGTCATTCTCCTCGGAGCCGGAGGGGCAGCGAAAGCGGTTGCGTCGGCATTGGCGATGGCATCGATTTCCGAAATGATCATTGTGGCTCGCTCGGCGAGGCGGGCAACGGAATTGTCCCATCGGCTCACCGCAATTGCATCCCATCTGAAGATAACCGTTCAACCGGCCGATTTTAAACCGGACAAACGGTTTGATTCCAAAACGCCGACGTTGGTAATCAACTCGACCCCCCTCGGGATGAAGCCGTCCGATCCGCTTCCATTTCCTGCCTCGCTGATTCGTCCTGAGTGGATCGTTGCCGATCTCATTTATCGTCCTCATCATACCTCATTGCTTGCGGAGGCAAAACAGATCGGTGCGCGTGTCGTTCCAGGCCTGGGAATGCTGTTACATCAGGGAGCGCTTTCCTTCGAAATATGGACGAAGCAATCTCCCCCCATTTTGGTCATGAGGAAGGCCCTTCAAGAGGCGCTCTCCGAAATAATCCTTCGCTGA
- the pilB gene encoding type IV-A pilus assembly ATPase PilB, with translation MPEKLGKLLVNAQLITEDQLQKALLTQKKEGGRIGSVLVRLGFIEEAKLLKFLSQQYGTPAIDLSKLEVDQAVVKLVPSEVVKKYLVVPVKRMGATLTLAMVDPSDVFAIDDIKFMTGYNVEPVIASESSIVEVIGKYYGKGSLAVVEKTMVIEAKDYTLSEEDSNDGNTGREDDNAMVSVDDFDTVVGDALENIDVVEEQQDDSGVKEVDAPIVKLVNGVLVNAVKIGASDIHIEPFETVFRVRFRIDGVMKTIMNLPIRIKNAVVSRVKIMSKLDIAERRLPQDGRIKLKLGKKKEVDFRVSTLPCLFGEKVVLRILDKGNLSLDLTKLGFEPNALKDFAEAINAPYGMVLVTGPTGSGKTTTLYSALSTINTTEINIMTAEDPVEYNLLGINQVQMKEEIGLNFAAALRSFLRQDPDVVMVGEIRDYETAEIGVKAALTGHLVLSTLHTNDAPGTVNRLLNMGIEPFLVASSVVLILAQRLARRICAKCKEVDNLLTPEALLKAGFKQEDLKGLTVYKGKGCDMCNKSGYKGRVALYEVMPIKDELRELILQGASADEIKKKAIALGMKTLRMSGLAKVKEVMTTIEEVLDCTFAD, from the coding sequence ATTCCTGAAAAACTCGGGAAATTGCTCGTCAACGCGCAACTTATTACGGAGGATCAGCTTCAAAAAGCGCTCCTCACCCAAAAGAAAGAGGGGGGAAGGATCGGGAGTGTATTGGTCCGTTTGGGATTCATCGAGGAAGCCAAGCTATTGAAGTTCCTCAGTCAGCAATACGGCACCCCTGCCATTGACCTCTCCAAATTAGAGGTTGATCAGGCGGTGGTGAAGCTGGTTCCTTCAGAAGTGGTGAAAAAATATTTAGTCGTCCCGGTCAAACGGATGGGGGCGACCTTGACCTTGGCAATGGTCGATCCCTCCGATGTTTTTGCCATCGACGATATTAAGTTCATGACCGGCTACAATGTCGAGCCGGTGATTGCGTCGGAATCTTCCATCGTCGAAGTAATTGGCAAATATTATGGTAAGGGCTCGCTTGCGGTCGTCGAAAAGACGATGGTCATCGAGGCCAAGGACTATACCCTTTCGGAAGAAGACAGCAATGACGGAAACACGGGCCGTGAGGACGACAATGCCATGGTCTCGGTCGATGATTTTGATACCGTGGTCGGCGATGCGCTCGAGAATATCGATGTCGTCGAGGAGCAGCAGGATGACTCCGGGGTTAAAGAAGTCGATGCGCCCATCGTCAAGCTCGTTAACGGTGTTCTGGTCAATGCCGTCAAGATCGGCGCCAGTGATATTCATATCGAGCCGTTTGAAACGGTTTTTCGGGTTCGCTTCCGGATCGACGGCGTGATGAAGACGATCATGAACCTTCCCATTAGAATTAAAAATGCGGTGGTTTCACGTGTGAAGATCATGTCGAAGCTCGACATCGCGGAGCGCCGTCTCCCTCAAGACGGCCGCATTAAGCTAAAACTCGGAAAAAAGAAAGAGGTCGACTTCCGGGTCTCGACCCTCCCCTGCCTTTTCGGCGAAAAGGTGGTGCTCCGTATTTTGGATAAGGGAAATCTCTCGCTCGATCTGACCAAGCTCGGATTTGAGCCGAATGCGCTGAAAGATTTCGCAGAGGCGATCAATGCCCCCTATGGGATGGTCTTGGTGACGGGACCGACGGGAAGCGGTAAGACGACGACTCTTTACTCTGCCCTGAGCACCATCAATACCACCGAAATCAACATCATGACGGCGGAAGATCCGGTGGAGTATAACCTCTTGGGAATCAATCAGGTCCAGATGAAAGAGGAGATCGGCCTGAACTTTGCGGCTGCGCTTCGATCCTTTCTCCGGCAAGACCCCGACGTGGTCATGGTCGGAGAAATCCGCGATTATGAAACCGCGGAAATCGGTGTCAAAGCGGCGCTGACCGGACATCTGGTTTTATCAACCCTGCACACCAATGACGCACCAGGGACCGTCAACCGTCTCTTGAACATGGGGATTGAGCCGTTCTTGGTTGCATCCTCGGTCGTTCTGATCCTGGCGCAGCGGTTGGCAAGAAGAATTTGTGCCAAATGTAAAGAGGTCGATAATCTGCTTACTCCCGAGGCGCTGCTGAAAGCCGGCTTCAAACAGGAGGATCTCAAGGGCCTGACGGTATACAAGGGAAAGGGCTGCGACATGTGCAACAAGTCGGGCTATAAGGGTCGGGTGGCGCTTTATGAGGTGATGCCAATCAAAGATGAGTTGAGAGAGCTGATTCTACAAGGGGCTTCTGCGGACGAGATCAAGAAAAAGGCGATAGCGCTGGGGATGAAGACCCTTCGGATGAGCGGATTGGCCAAGGTAAAAGAGGTAATGACCACGATCGAAGAGGTCCTCGACTGTACCTTTGCAGATTAA
- a CDS encoding type IV pilus twitching motility protein PilT produces the protein MANLHQLLQTMVEKGASDLHLTTGSAPQIRVNGHLVPLDLPQLTPADTKQLVYSVLTDAQKHRFEEENELDFSFGLKGFSRFRGNIFMQRGAVGAAIRTIPFKIKTFEELGLPQVVQDLVKKPRGLVLITGPTGSGKSTTLASMIDRINSERHDHIITIEDPIEFLHPHKKSVVNQREVTTDTKSFKAALKYILRQDPDVVLIGEMRDLETIEAALTISETGHLTFGTLHTNSCAQTMNRIIDVFPSHQQPQVRAQLSFVLEGVISQQLITKATGQGRAMAMEVMVPTPAIRNLIREDKVHQIYSSMQTGQGKHGMQTMNQSLYELYSKRIISHDDALAGSSNHEELMNMMSRGAGPTPGSREPGRMARS, from the coding sequence ATGGCAAATTTGCACCAATTGCTACAGACCATGGTTGAAAAGGGGGCTTCGGACCTCCATCTCACCACCGGCTCCGCCCCTCAAATTCGGGTAAACGGGCATCTGGTGCCGCTCGATCTGCCTCAGCTGACGCCGGCCGATACGAAGCAGCTGGTTTATAGCGTTTTAACAGATGCCCAAAAGCACCGATTTGAAGAGGAAAATGAGCTCGACTTCTCCTTTGGCCTCAAAGGCTTCAGCCGGTTCCGTGGAAACATTTTTATGCAGCGGGGAGCAGTCGGTGCAGCGATCCGAACCATCCCGTTTAAGATCAAGACATTTGAAGAGCTCGGATTACCTCAGGTGGTTCAGGATCTGGTGAAAAAACCGCGGGGGCTTGTCCTTATCACCGGACCGACCGGAAGCGGAAAGTCGACCACCCTGGCTTCAATGATCGACCGTATTAATTCCGAACGCCATGACCATATCATTACAATTGAAGATCCCATTGAATTCCTGCATCCTCATAAAAAGAGCGTCGTGAACCAAAGAGAGGTTACGACCGATACAAAAAGCTTCAAGGCGGCGTTGAAATATATTCTTCGACAAGACCCCGATGTGGTCCTTATCGGAGAGATGCGCGATCTGGAGACGATTGAAGCGGCGCTGACGATCTCCGAAACCGGCCATCTCACCTTCGGTACGCTTCATACCAACTCTTGCGCCCAAACGATGAATCGGATCATTGACGTTTTCCCTTCCCACCAGCAGCCGCAGGTGCGCGCCCAGCTGTCGTTCGTGTTGGAGGGGGTGATCTCGCAGCAGCTGATCACGAAAGCGACTGGACAGGGACGGGCGATGGCGATGGAGGTGATGGTTCCGACGCCGGCCATCCGAAACCTTATCAGAGAAGACAAGGTCCATCAAATCTACTCTTCGATGCAGACCGGCCAGGGGAAACATGGGATGCAGACGATGAATCAATCTCTTTATGAGCTCTACTCAAAACGAATCATCTCCCATGATGATGCGCTTGCCGGTTCAAGCAACCACGAAGAGCTGATGAACATGATGAGTCGCGGCGCCGGCCCTACGCCCGGCTCCCGCGAGCCGGGAAGGATGGCCCGAAGCTAG